One Perognathus longimembris pacificus isolate PPM17 chromosome 2, ASM2315922v1, whole genome shotgun sequence DNA segment encodes these proteins:
- the Nod1 gene encoding nucleotide-binding oligomerization domain-containing protein 1 isoform X2, with the protein MEEQDVNTSHSHSYIKLLKTNRELLVTHIHNTQCLLDNLLENGYFLAEDVEIVCACPTQPGKVRNLLDLVQSKGEEVSEFFLYVLQQLTDAYVDLQPWLLEIGFSASQLIQSKTIINTDPVSRYTQQLRHLGGCDSRFLPSYAQDCERELPLEEVYEDPVLELLGPDDESMGPLSGPAWLLDPEPRVLGGQGEAVLVVGDAGAGKSALLQRLQALWAAGRLGVELRFFFLFRCRALGGMGAALRLQDLLFRHCCFPEHGTEEIFAFLLRFPHLALLAFDGLDELPADFDPSRAPDSCSPWEPAPPMALLAALLRGRLLAGTRKLLTARTGTQLPRALLRAKVRLRGFGPLQLHNYARRVVPGRAARERLLQQLDAHPGLGGLCAVPLFCGLVFRCCAGLCDALEGPGRVLTLTDVFLRVTEVHLRRAQPRSLVQLPARSSAETLRAGWHALRALGRVALCGTQRGRFVFGPDEVRASELREGGAPLLPLGFLRALPALGPEPGHQAFEFLHLTLQAFFAAFFLVVDDGVGTRELLRFLGTGAGAGDGDTDGDRDGDLDTVVSSCHPCLPARCLRDCRPTGPEPSSSKDHLQFTNLFLCGLLAKARQRLLQTLVPVAALRRKRRALCTHLLARLRAHLRGLPRLRHGGFRQVQAMPTFLWMLRCLYETQSHKVGWRAARGLRANYLKLAFCNACPADCSSLAFVLRHLPTRLALDLDNNNLNDFGVRELQPCFSHLTVLRLSVNHITDTGVKVLSEELTKYKIVTYLGLYNNQITDIGARYVARILDECGSLTHLKLNAHDSPPLYRLGKNKITSEGGKCLALAMKNSTSICDIGMWGNQIGDEGAAAFAEALRDHPSLNNLSLAFNGISTEGGKSLAQALKQNTSLEIFWLTQNELNDEVAESFAEMLKVNQKLKHLWLIQNQITAKGTALLAEALQKNSSLTELCLNGNLIKPEEAKVFEDEKRLFF; encoded by the exons ATGGAAGAGCAGGATGTCAACACATCACATTCTCACTCGTACATTAAACTACTGAAGACCAACCGGGAGCTGCTGGTCACCCACATCCACAACACACAGTGTCTGCTGGACAACCTGCTGGAGAATGGCTATTTCTTGGCTGAAGACGTGGAGATTGTGTGTGCCTGCCCCACTCAGCCTGGCAAG GTTCGAAACCTTCTGGACCTGGTACAGAGCAAGGGCGAGGAGGTGTCTGAGTTCTTCCTCTATGTGCTCCAGCAACTCACAGATGCATACGTGGACCTCCAGCCATGGCTGCTGGAGATCGGCTTCTCCGCTTCCCAGCTCATTCAGAGCAAAACTATTATCAACACTGACCCAG tgaGCAGGTACACCCAGCAGCTGCGGCACCTGGGGGGCTGCGACTCCAGGTTTCTGCCGAGCTACGCGCAGGACTGCGAGCGCGAGCTGCCGCTGGAGGAGGTCTACGAGGACCCGGTCCTGGAGCTGCTGGGCCCCGACGATGAGAGCATGGGTCCCCTGAGCGGCCCAGCCTGGCTGCTGGATCCTGAGCCCCGCGTCCTCGGCGGGCAGGGCGAGGCGGTGCTGGTGGTGGGCGACGCGGGCGCGGGCAAGTCGGCACTGCTGCAGCGGCTGCAGGCTCTGTGGGCGGCGGGGCGTCTGGGCGTCGAGCTccgcttcttcttcctcttccgcTGCCGGGCGCTGGGTGGGATGGGCGCCGCGCTGCGGCTGCAGGACCTACTTTTCCGCCACTGCTGCTTCCCTGAGCACGGCACCGAGGAGATCTTCGCCTTCCTGCTGCGCTTCCCGCACTTGGCGCTGCTGGCCTTCGACGGCCTGGACGAGCTGCCCGCCGACTTCGACCCGAGCCGCGCTCCCGACAGCTGCAGCCCCTGGGAGCCCGCGCCACCGATGGCACTGCTGGCGGCGCTGTTGCGTGGCAGGCTGCTGGCGGGCACGCGCAAGCTGCTGACCGCGCGCACGGGCACCCAGCTCCCGCGCGCGCTCCTGCGCGCCAAGGTGCGGCTGCGCGGCTTCGGTCCGCTCCAGTTGCACAATTACGCGCGTCGTGTGGTGCCGGGCCGCGCCGCGCGCGAGCGCCTGCTGCAACAGCTGGACGCCCATCCTGGCCTGGGCGGCCTCTGCGCTGTGCCGCTCTTCTGCGGCCTCGTCTTCCGCTGCTGCGCAGGCCTTTGCGACGCCCTGGAGGGCCCTGGCCGCGTGCTGACTCTCACCGACGTCTTCCTGCGAGTCACCGAGGTCCACCTGCGTCGGGCACAGCCGCGCAGCTTGGTGCAGCTCCCGGCGCGTAGCTCGGCCGAAACCCTGCGTGCAGGGTGGCATGCACTGCGGGCGCTGGGGCGTGTGGCGCTGTGCGGCACCCAGCGCGGCCGCTTCGTCTTCGGCCCTGACGAGGTGCGGGCATCGGAGCTGCGGGAGGGTGGTGCGCCGCTCCTGCCGCTGGGCTTTCTTCGGGCCCTGCCTGCGCTGGGGCCCGAGCCTGGACACCAGGCCTTCGAGTTTCTGCACCTGACACTCCAGGCCTTCTTCGCTGCCTTCTTCCTGGTGGTGGACGATGGGGTGGGAACTCGGGAGCTGCTGCGGTTCTTAGGGacaggggccggggctggggatggagATACGGACGGGGATAGGGATGGGGACTTGGACACTGTTGTCAGCTCCTGCCACCCTTGTCTCCCCGCCCGGTGCCTGCGCGACTGCCGCCCCACCGGCCCCGAGCCCTCCTCCAGCAAGGACCACCTCCAGTTCACCAATCTCTTCCTGTGCGGACTTCTGGCCAAGGCCAGGCAGAGGCTTCTGCAGACCCTGGTGCCCGTGGCTGCCCTAAGGAGGAAGCGCAGGGCCCTGTGCACCCACCTGCTCGCCCGCCTGCGTGCGCACCTGCGAGGCTTGCCACGGCTCCGGCACGGTGGCTTCCGGCAGGTGCAGGCCATGCCCACCTTCCTCTGGATGCTGCGCTGCCTCTATGAGACACAGAGTCATAAGGTCGGGTGGCGCGCAGCACGCGGACTCCGAGCCAACTACCTCAAACTGGCCTTCTGCAATGCCTGCCCAGCCGACTGCAGCTCCCTGGCCTTCGTCCTGCGCCACCTGCCCACTCGCCTGGCCCTGGACCTGGACAACAACAACCTCAACGACTTCGGTGTTCGTGAGCTGCAGCCGTGCTTCAGCCACCTCACTGTCCTCAG ACTCAGTGTCAACCATATCACTGATACTGGGGTGAAGGTGCTGAGTGAAGAGCTGACCAAGTACAAGATTGTGACATATTTGGG TTTGTACAACAACCAGATCACTGACATTGGCGCCAGGTATGTTGCTCGAATCCTGGATGAATGCGGAAGCCTCACACACCTAAA GTTAAATGCACATGACTCTCCACCTCTCTACAGactgggcaaaaacaaaataacaagtgAAGGTGGAAAGTGCCTGGCCCTGGCTATGAAGAACAGCACATCGATCTGTGACATTGG GATGTGGGGCAATCAAATTGGGGATGAAGGAGCTGCAGCCTTTGCAGAGGCTCTGAGGGACCACCCCAGTCTGAACAACCTGAG TCTTGCATTCAACGGCATCTCCACAGAAGGAGGGAAGAGCCTGGCTCAGGCCTTGAAGCAGAACACTTCTCTGGAGATATTTTG GCTGACCCAAAATGAACTCAATGATGAAGTGGCGGAGAGCTTTGCAGAAATGTTGAAGGTGAACCAGAAGTTGAAGCATTTATG GCTCATTCAGAATCAGATCACAGCTAAGGGGACTGCACTGCTGGCAGAGGCCCTGCAGAAGAACAGCAGTCTCACAGAGCTTTG TCTAAATGGAAACTTGATAAAACCAGAAGAGGCCAAAGTGTTTGAAGATGAGAAGCGGCTCTTCTTCTGA
- the Nod1 gene encoding nucleotide-binding oligomerization domain-containing protein 1 isoform X3: MEEQDVNTSHSHSYIKLLKTNRELLVTHIHNTQCLLDNLLENGYFLAEDVEIVCACPTQPGKVQEQVRNLLDLVQSKGEEVSEFFLYVLQQLTDAYVDLQPWLLEIGFSASQLIQSKTIINTDPVSRYTQQLRHLGGCDSRFLPSYAQDCERELPLEEVYEDPVLELLGPDDESMGPLSGPAWLLDPEPRVLGGQGEAVLVVGDAGAGKSALLQRLQALWAAGRLGVELRFFFLFRCRALGGMGAALRLQDLLFRHCCFPEHGTEEIFAFLLRFPHLALLAFDGLDELPADFDPSRAPDSCSPWEPAPPMALLAALLRGRLLAGTRKLLTARTGTQLPRALLRAKVRLRGFGPLQLHNYARRVVPGRAARERLLQQLDAHPGLGGLCAVPLFCGLVFRCCAGLCDALEGPGRVLTLTDVFLRVTEVHLRRAQPRSLVQLPARSSAETLRAGWHALRALGRVALCGTQRGRFVFGPDEVRASELREGGAPLLPLGFLRALPALGPEPGHQAFEFLHLTLQAFFAAFFLVVDDGVGTRELLRFLGTGAGAGDGDTDGDRDGDLDTVVSSCHPCLPARCLRDCRPTGPEPSSSKDHLQFTNLFLCGLLAKARQRLLQTLVPVAALRRKRRALCTHLLARLRAHLRGLPRLRHGGFRQVQAMPTFLWMLRCLYETQSHKVGWRAARGLRANYLKLAFCNACPADCSSLAFVLRHLPTRLALDLDNNNLNDFGVRELQPCFSHLTVLRLSVNHITDTGVKVLSEELTKYKIVTYLGLYNNQITDIGARYVARILDECGSLTHLKLGKNKITSEGGKCLALAMKNSTSICDIGMWGNQIGDEGAAAFAEALRDHPSLNNLSLAFNGISTEGGKSLAQALKQNTSLEIFWLTQNELNDEVAESFAEMLKVNQKLKHLWLIQNQITAKGTALLAEALQKNSSLTELCLNGNLIKPEEAKVFEDEKRLFF; encoded by the exons ATGGAAGAGCAGGATGTCAACACATCACATTCTCACTCGTACATTAAACTACTGAAGACCAACCGGGAGCTGCTGGTCACCCACATCCACAACACACAGTGTCTGCTGGACAACCTGCTGGAGAATGGCTATTTCTTGGCTGAAGACGTGGAGATTGTGTGTGCCTGCCCCACTCAGCCTGGCAAGGTGCAGGAACAG GTTCGAAACCTTCTGGACCTGGTACAGAGCAAGGGCGAGGAGGTGTCTGAGTTCTTCCTCTATGTGCTCCAGCAACTCACAGATGCATACGTGGACCTCCAGCCATGGCTGCTGGAGATCGGCTTCTCCGCTTCCCAGCTCATTCAGAGCAAAACTATTATCAACACTGACCCAG tgaGCAGGTACACCCAGCAGCTGCGGCACCTGGGGGGCTGCGACTCCAGGTTTCTGCCGAGCTACGCGCAGGACTGCGAGCGCGAGCTGCCGCTGGAGGAGGTCTACGAGGACCCGGTCCTGGAGCTGCTGGGCCCCGACGATGAGAGCATGGGTCCCCTGAGCGGCCCAGCCTGGCTGCTGGATCCTGAGCCCCGCGTCCTCGGCGGGCAGGGCGAGGCGGTGCTGGTGGTGGGCGACGCGGGCGCGGGCAAGTCGGCACTGCTGCAGCGGCTGCAGGCTCTGTGGGCGGCGGGGCGTCTGGGCGTCGAGCTccgcttcttcttcctcttccgcTGCCGGGCGCTGGGTGGGATGGGCGCCGCGCTGCGGCTGCAGGACCTACTTTTCCGCCACTGCTGCTTCCCTGAGCACGGCACCGAGGAGATCTTCGCCTTCCTGCTGCGCTTCCCGCACTTGGCGCTGCTGGCCTTCGACGGCCTGGACGAGCTGCCCGCCGACTTCGACCCGAGCCGCGCTCCCGACAGCTGCAGCCCCTGGGAGCCCGCGCCACCGATGGCACTGCTGGCGGCGCTGTTGCGTGGCAGGCTGCTGGCGGGCACGCGCAAGCTGCTGACCGCGCGCACGGGCACCCAGCTCCCGCGCGCGCTCCTGCGCGCCAAGGTGCGGCTGCGCGGCTTCGGTCCGCTCCAGTTGCACAATTACGCGCGTCGTGTGGTGCCGGGCCGCGCCGCGCGCGAGCGCCTGCTGCAACAGCTGGACGCCCATCCTGGCCTGGGCGGCCTCTGCGCTGTGCCGCTCTTCTGCGGCCTCGTCTTCCGCTGCTGCGCAGGCCTTTGCGACGCCCTGGAGGGCCCTGGCCGCGTGCTGACTCTCACCGACGTCTTCCTGCGAGTCACCGAGGTCCACCTGCGTCGGGCACAGCCGCGCAGCTTGGTGCAGCTCCCGGCGCGTAGCTCGGCCGAAACCCTGCGTGCAGGGTGGCATGCACTGCGGGCGCTGGGGCGTGTGGCGCTGTGCGGCACCCAGCGCGGCCGCTTCGTCTTCGGCCCTGACGAGGTGCGGGCATCGGAGCTGCGGGAGGGTGGTGCGCCGCTCCTGCCGCTGGGCTTTCTTCGGGCCCTGCCTGCGCTGGGGCCCGAGCCTGGACACCAGGCCTTCGAGTTTCTGCACCTGACACTCCAGGCCTTCTTCGCTGCCTTCTTCCTGGTGGTGGACGATGGGGTGGGAACTCGGGAGCTGCTGCGGTTCTTAGGGacaggggccggggctggggatggagATACGGACGGGGATAGGGATGGGGACTTGGACACTGTTGTCAGCTCCTGCCACCCTTGTCTCCCCGCCCGGTGCCTGCGCGACTGCCGCCCCACCGGCCCCGAGCCCTCCTCCAGCAAGGACCACCTCCAGTTCACCAATCTCTTCCTGTGCGGACTTCTGGCCAAGGCCAGGCAGAGGCTTCTGCAGACCCTGGTGCCCGTGGCTGCCCTAAGGAGGAAGCGCAGGGCCCTGTGCACCCACCTGCTCGCCCGCCTGCGTGCGCACCTGCGAGGCTTGCCACGGCTCCGGCACGGTGGCTTCCGGCAGGTGCAGGCCATGCCCACCTTCCTCTGGATGCTGCGCTGCCTCTATGAGACACAGAGTCATAAGGTCGGGTGGCGCGCAGCACGCGGACTCCGAGCCAACTACCTCAAACTGGCCTTCTGCAATGCCTGCCCAGCCGACTGCAGCTCCCTGGCCTTCGTCCTGCGCCACCTGCCCACTCGCCTGGCCCTGGACCTGGACAACAACAACCTCAACGACTTCGGTGTTCGTGAGCTGCAGCCGTGCTTCAGCCACCTCACTGTCCTCAG ACTCAGTGTCAACCATATCACTGATACTGGGGTGAAGGTGCTGAGTGAAGAGCTGACCAAGTACAAGATTGTGACATATTTGGG TTTGTACAACAACCAGATCACTGACATTGGCGCCAGGTATGTTGCTCGAATCCTGGATGAATGCGGAAGCCTCACACACCTAAA actgggcaaaaacaaaataacaagtgAAGGTGGAAAGTGCCTGGCCCTGGCTATGAAGAACAGCACATCGATCTGTGACATTGG GATGTGGGGCAATCAAATTGGGGATGAAGGAGCTGCAGCCTTTGCAGAGGCTCTGAGGGACCACCCCAGTCTGAACAACCTGAG TCTTGCATTCAACGGCATCTCCACAGAAGGAGGGAAGAGCCTGGCTCAGGCCTTGAAGCAGAACACTTCTCTGGAGATATTTTG GCTGACCCAAAATGAACTCAATGATGAAGTGGCGGAGAGCTTTGCAGAAATGTTGAAGGTGAACCAGAAGTTGAAGCATTTATG GCTCATTCAGAATCAGATCACAGCTAAGGGGACTGCACTGCTGGCAGAGGCCCTGCAGAAGAACAGCAGTCTCACAGAGCTTTG TCTAAATGGAAACTTGATAAAACCAGAAGAGGCCAAAGTGTTTGAAGATGAGAAGCGGCTCTTCTTCTGA
- the Nod1 gene encoding nucleotide-binding oligomerization domain-containing protein 1 isoform X1 encodes MEEQDVNTSHSHSYIKLLKTNRELLVTHIHNTQCLLDNLLENGYFLAEDVEIVCACPTQPGKVQEQVRNLLDLVQSKGEEVSEFFLYVLQQLTDAYVDLQPWLLEIGFSASQLIQSKTIINTDPVSRYTQQLRHLGGCDSRFLPSYAQDCERELPLEEVYEDPVLELLGPDDESMGPLSGPAWLLDPEPRVLGGQGEAVLVVGDAGAGKSALLQRLQALWAAGRLGVELRFFFLFRCRALGGMGAALRLQDLLFRHCCFPEHGTEEIFAFLLRFPHLALLAFDGLDELPADFDPSRAPDSCSPWEPAPPMALLAALLRGRLLAGTRKLLTARTGTQLPRALLRAKVRLRGFGPLQLHNYARRVVPGRAARERLLQQLDAHPGLGGLCAVPLFCGLVFRCCAGLCDALEGPGRVLTLTDVFLRVTEVHLRRAQPRSLVQLPARSSAETLRAGWHALRALGRVALCGTQRGRFVFGPDEVRASELREGGAPLLPLGFLRALPALGPEPGHQAFEFLHLTLQAFFAAFFLVVDDGVGTRELLRFLGTGAGAGDGDTDGDRDGDLDTVVSSCHPCLPARCLRDCRPTGPEPSSSKDHLQFTNLFLCGLLAKARQRLLQTLVPVAALRRKRRALCTHLLARLRAHLRGLPRLRHGGFRQVQAMPTFLWMLRCLYETQSHKVGWRAARGLRANYLKLAFCNACPADCSSLAFVLRHLPTRLALDLDNNNLNDFGVRELQPCFSHLTVLRLSVNHITDTGVKVLSEELTKYKIVTYLGLYNNQITDIGARYVARILDECGSLTHLKLNAHDSPPLYRLGKNKITSEGGKCLALAMKNSTSICDIGMWGNQIGDEGAAAFAEALRDHPSLNNLSLAFNGISTEGGKSLAQALKQNTSLEIFWLTQNELNDEVAESFAEMLKVNQKLKHLWLIQNQITAKGTALLAEALQKNSSLTELCLNGNLIKPEEAKVFEDEKRLFF; translated from the exons ATGGAAGAGCAGGATGTCAACACATCACATTCTCACTCGTACATTAAACTACTGAAGACCAACCGGGAGCTGCTGGTCACCCACATCCACAACACACAGTGTCTGCTGGACAACCTGCTGGAGAATGGCTATTTCTTGGCTGAAGACGTGGAGATTGTGTGTGCCTGCCCCACTCAGCCTGGCAAGGTGCAGGAACAG GTTCGAAACCTTCTGGACCTGGTACAGAGCAAGGGCGAGGAGGTGTCTGAGTTCTTCCTCTATGTGCTCCAGCAACTCACAGATGCATACGTGGACCTCCAGCCATGGCTGCTGGAGATCGGCTTCTCCGCTTCCCAGCTCATTCAGAGCAAAACTATTATCAACACTGACCCAG tgaGCAGGTACACCCAGCAGCTGCGGCACCTGGGGGGCTGCGACTCCAGGTTTCTGCCGAGCTACGCGCAGGACTGCGAGCGCGAGCTGCCGCTGGAGGAGGTCTACGAGGACCCGGTCCTGGAGCTGCTGGGCCCCGACGATGAGAGCATGGGTCCCCTGAGCGGCCCAGCCTGGCTGCTGGATCCTGAGCCCCGCGTCCTCGGCGGGCAGGGCGAGGCGGTGCTGGTGGTGGGCGACGCGGGCGCGGGCAAGTCGGCACTGCTGCAGCGGCTGCAGGCTCTGTGGGCGGCGGGGCGTCTGGGCGTCGAGCTccgcttcttcttcctcttccgcTGCCGGGCGCTGGGTGGGATGGGCGCCGCGCTGCGGCTGCAGGACCTACTTTTCCGCCACTGCTGCTTCCCTGAGCACGGCACCGAGGAGATCTTCGCCTTCCTGCTGCGCTTCCCGCACTTGGCGCTGCTGGCCTTCGACGGCCTGGACGAGCTGCCCGCCGACTTCGACCCGAGCCGCGCTCCCGACAGCTGCAGCCCCTGGGAGCCCGCGCCACCGATGGCACTGCTGGCGGCGCTGTTGCGTGGCAGGCTGCTGGCGGGCACGCGCAAGCTGCTGACCGCGCGCACGGGCACCCAGCTCCCGCGCGCGCTCCTGCGCGCCAAGGTGCGGCTGCGCGGCTTCGGTCCGCTCCAGTTGCACAATTACGCGCGTCGTGTGGTGCCGGGCCGCGCCGCGCGCGAGCGCCTGCTGCAACAGCTGGACGCCCATCCTGGCCTGGGCGGCCTCTGCGCTGTGCCGCTCTTCTGCGGCCTCGTCTTCCGCTGCTGCGCAGGCCTTTGCGACGCCCTGGAGGGCCCTGGCCGCGTGCTGACTCTCACCGACGTCTTCCTGCGAGTCACCGAGGTCCACCTGCGTCGGGCACAGCCGCGCAGCTTGGTGCAGCTCCCGGCGCGTAGCTCGGCCGAAACCCTGCGTGCAGGGTGGCATGCACTGCGGGCGCTGGGGCGTGTGGCGCTGTGCGGCACCCAGCGCGGCCGCTTCGTCTTCGGCCCTGACGAGGTGCGGGCATCGGAGCTGCGGGAGGGTGGTGCGCCGCTCCTGCCGCTGGGCTTTCTTCGGGCCCTGCCTGCGCTGGGGCCCGAGCCTGGACACCAGGCCTTCGAGTTTCTGCACCTGACACTCCAGGCCTTCTTCGCTGCCTTCTTCCTGGTGGTGGACGATGGGGTGGGAACTCGGGAGCTGCTGCGGTTCTTAGGGacaggggccggggctggggatggagATACGGACGGGGATAGGGATGGGGACTTGGACACTGTTGTCAGCTCCTGCCACCCTTGTCTCCCCGCCCGGTGCCTGCGCGACTGCCGCCCCACCGGCCCCGAGCCCTCCTCCAGCAAGGACCACCTCCAGTTCACCAATCTCTTCCTGTGCGGACTTCTGGCCAAGGCCAGGCAGAGGCTTCTGCAGACCCTGGTGCCCGTGGCTGCCCTAAGGAGGAAGCGCAGGGCCCTGTGCACCCACCTGCTCGCCCGCCTGCGTGCGCACCTGCGAGGCTTGCCACGGCTCCGGCACGGTGGCTTCCGGCAGGTGCAGGCCATGCCCACCTTCCTCTGGATGCTGCGCTGCCTCTATGAGACACAGAGTCATAAGGTCGGGTGGCGCGCAGCACGCGGACTCCGAGCCAACTACCTCAAACTGGCCTTCTGCAATGCCTGCCCAGCCGACTGCAGCTCCCTGGCCTTCGTCCTGCGCCACCTGCCCACTCGCCTGGCCCTGGACCTGGACAACAACAACCTCAACGACTTCGGTGTTCGTGAGCTGCAGCCGTGCTTCAGCCACCTCACTGTCCTCAG ACTCAGTGTCAACCATATCACTGATACTGGGGTGAAGGTGCTGAGTGAAGAGCTGACCAAGTACAAGATTGTGACATATTTGGG TTTGTACAACAACCAGATCACTGACATTGGCGCCAGGTATGTTGCTCGAATCCTGGATGAATGCGGAAGCCTCACACACCTAAA GTTAAATGCACATGACTCTCCACCTCTCTACAGactgggcaaaaacaaaataacaagtgAAGGTGGAAAGTGCCTGGCCCTGGCTATGAAGAACAGCACATCGATCTGTGACATTGG GATGTGGGGCAATCAAATTGGGGATGAAGGAGCTGCAGCCTTTGCAGAGGCTCTGAGGGACCACCCCAGTCTGAACAACCTGAG TCTTGCATTCAACGGCATCTCCACAGAAGGAGGGAAGAGCCTGGCTCAGGCCTTGAAGCAGAACACTTCTCTGGAGATATTTTG GCTGACCCAAAATGAACTCAATGATGAAGTGGCGGAGAGCTTTGCAGAAATGTTGAAGGTGAACCAGAAGTTGAAGCATTTATG GCTCATTCAGAATCAGATCACAGCTAAGGGGACTGCACTGCTGGCAGAGGCCCTGCAGAAGAACAGCAGTCTCACAGAGCTTTG TCTAAATGGAAACTTGATAAAACCAGAAGAGGCCAAAGTGTTTGAAGATGAGAAGCGGCTCTTCTTCTGA